The following coding sequences are from one Arthrobacter sp. 24S4-2 window:
- a CDS encoding amino acid ABC transporter permease, producing the protein MDWLNTIIRTFFDFGAMAEVLPQLLGVGLLNTLIISIAATIIGVALGMMVAVMGISPSKWLRVPARIYTDLFRGLPAILTILLIGQGFARLSQSIFGPSPYPLGIIALSLIASAYIGEIFRAGIQSVDKGQGEACRALGMSYAKSMALVVVPQGIRRVLPALVNQFIAIVKDSSLVYFLGLLVSERELFRVGQDAAVLSGNLSPLVMAGIFYLVITVPLTHLVNYFDNRFRTGRRRPSAPSSGLNEVKELDAASPLITGSNT; encoded by the coding sequence ATGGACTGGCTCAACACCATCATCCGTACTTTTTTCGACTTCGGCGCAATGGCCGAAGTCCTGCCCCAACTCCTCGGAGTGGGCCTTCTCAACACCCTGATCATTTCCATCGCCGCCACCATCATCGGGGTCGCCCTGGGCATGATGGTCGCGGTCATGGGCATCTCACCGTCCAAATGGCTGCGTGTCCCGGCAAGAATCTATACCGACCTCTTCCGCGGCCTGCCCGCCATCCTCACCATCCTGCTGATCGGGCAGGGCTTTGCCCGGCTCAGCCAGTCGATCTTCGGCCCTTCTCCGTACCCGCTGGGGATCATCGCACTGAGCCTGATCGCCAGCGCCTACATCGGCGAAATCTTCCGCGCGGGCATTCAAAGCGTGGACAAAGGCCAGGGAGAAGCCTGCCGCGCACTGGGCATGAGCTACGCCAAGTCCATGGCCTTGGTGGTGGTGCCGCAGGGCATCCGCCGCGTCCTCCCGGCCCTGGTCAACCAGTTCATCGCCATCGTCAAAGACTCATCCCTGGTCTATTTCCTTGGCCTGCTCGTCAGCGAGCGTGAGCTCTTCCGTGTAGGACAGGACGCGGCCGTACTGTCCGGAAACCTCTCACCGCTGGTCATGGCAGGCATCTTCTACCTGGTGATCACGGTGCCCCTGACCCACCTGGTCAACTACTTCGACAACAGGTTCCGGACCGGCCGCCGCCGCCCCTCGGCCCCCAGCAGCGGACTGAATGAAGTCAAAGAACTCGACGCGGCCTCGCCGCTGATCACCGGGAGCAACACATGA
- the radA gene encoding DNA repair protein RadA, with the protein MATKTSRASKAPAYKCAECGWTTIKWVGRCGECQAWGTVEETGAAVARTTAATTVLEPARRIAEVDATTAAFLPTGVDELDRVLGGGLVPGAVILLAGEPGVGKSTLLLDVAAKFARTAQDVLYVTGEESAAQVKLRAERIDAVADSLYLSAETDLGQALGQVEKIEPRLLIVDSVQTLSSADVDGSAGGVSQVREVAASIIAAAKRRNMTTLLVGHVTKDGSIAGPRLLEHLVDVVCQFEGERHSRLRLLRAVKNRYGPTDDVGCFDLNEDGIVGLADPSGLFVSRTKEPVSGTCITVTMEGRRPLLAEVQSLLAESPNSQPRRATSGLDSSRVSMLLAVLQQRAGCLLHKDDSYVATVGGVKLSEPATDLAVALAVASAKARKPLPIRLIAFGEVGLAGEVRPVPGINQRIQEAHRLGFTHAVVPASHNGPGPIPAGFSVREVEHLTEALSLLIG; encoded by the coding sequence ATGGCAACAAAGACTTCCCGGGCGTCCAAGGCGCCCGCCTACAAGTGCGCCGAGTGCGGCTGGACCACCATTAAATGGGTGGGACGCTGCGGCGAGTGCCAGGCCTGGGGCACCGTTGAGGAAACCGGCGCCGCGGTGGCCCGCACGACGGCGGCAACAACAGTTCTGGAGCCGGCCCGCCGGATTGCCGAGGTGGACGCGACGACGGCGGCGTTCCTGCCCACCGGAGTGGACGAGCTGGACCGCGTTTTGGGCGGCGGACTGGTGCCGGGCGCCGTGATCCTGCTGGCCGGCGAACCCGGAGTGGGCAAGTCCACCCTGCTGCTGGACGTCGCGGCCAAGTTCGCCCGCACGGCCCAGGACGTCCTCTATGTCACCGGTGAGGAGTCCGCGGCGCAGGTGAAGCTCCGGGCCGAGCGGATAGACGCGGTTGCGGATTCCCTGTACCTCTCGGCTGAAACGGATTTGGGCCAGGCCCTCGGCCAGGTGGAGAAAATCGAGCCGAGGCTGCTCATTGTGGACTCCGTGCAGACCCTCAGCAGCGCGGACGTGGACGGCAGTGCGGGCGGCGTCTCGCAGGTCCGCGAAGTTGCCGCCTCCATCATCGCCGCGGCCAAACGTCGCAACATGACCACACTCCTGGTGGGCCACGTGACCAAGGACGGTTCCATCGCCGGGCCCCGCCTGCTGGAGCATCTGGTGGACGTGGTGTGCCAGTTCGAGGGCGAACGGCACTCCAGGCTGCGCCTGCTGCGGGCGGTGAAGAACCGCTACGGACCCACCGACGATGTGGGCTGCTTCGACCTGAACGAGGACGGCATCGTTGGCCTGGCGGACCCGAGCGGGTTGTTCGTCAGCCGCACCAAGGAGCCCGTGTCCGGCACCTGCATCACCGTGACCATGGAAGGCCGCCGGCCGCTGCTTGCCGAGGTCCAGTCGCTCCTCGCCGAGAGCCCCAACTCGCAGCCCCGCCGCGCCACCAGTGGCCTGGACAGTTCGCGCGTGTCAATGCTGCTGGCCGTCCTGCAGCAGCGCGCGGGGTGCCTGCTGCACAAGGACGACTCCTACGTGGCCACGGTGGGCGGCGTGAAGCTCAGCGAACCCGCCACGGACCTGGCGGTTGCGCTGGCGGTGGCCTCGGCCAAGGCGCGGAAGCCCCTGCCCATCCGGCTGATCGCGTTCGGCGAGGTTGGCCTGGCGGGCGAAGTCCGGCCCGTGCCCGGCATCAACCAGCGCATCCAGGAGGCCCACCGCTTAGGCTTCACCCACGCCGTGGTCCCGGCAAGCCACAACGGCCCCGGCCCCATTCCGGCCGGTTTCTCCGTCCGGGAAGTGGAACACCTGACGGAAGCGCTGAGCCTGCTTATCGGCTAG
- the pstC gene encoding phosphate ABC transporter permease subunit PstC codes for MTTTSLTQSRGAGRAGDKVFSGAALAAGCLILAVLFGVALFLVIQAIPALVASPDKIQGGEGFFAYIWPIVVGTLSAAVIALVIATPVAIGVALFISHFAPRSLASGLGYVIDLLAAIPSVVYGAWGAAFLAKEISPAYEWLATNMGWLPIFQGPASATGKTILTAGIVLSVMVLPIITSLSREIFLQTPKLHEEAALALGATRWEMIKMAVLPFGRPGIISAVMLGLGRALGETMAVALVLSSGALTASLIQSGNQTIAAEIALNFPEASGLKVSTLIAAGLVLFVITLGVNMIARWIISRHKEFSGAN; via the coding sequence GTGACCACCACCTCCCTGACACAGTCCCGGGGCGCAGGCCGCGCCGGGGACAAAGTCTTTTCCGGAGCCGCCCTGGCCGCAGGGTGCCTGATCCTTGCCGTCCTCTTTGGCGTTGCCCTGTTCCTGGTGATCCAGGCGATCCCGGCCCTGGTGGCGTCCCCGGACAAGATCCAGGGCGGCGAAGGATTCTTCGCCTACATCTGGCCCATCGTCGTCGGCACCCTGAGCGCGGCCGTCATCGCCCTGGTCATCGCCACTCCCGTTGCCATCGGGGTTGCGCTGTTTATCTCGCACTTCGCACCCCGCAGCCTGGCCTCCGGCCTGGGCTACGTGATCGACCTCCTGGCAGCCATCCCGTCAGTGGTCTACGGTGCCTGGGGCGCCGCCTTCCTGGCCAAGGAAATCTCCCCGGCCTACGAATGGTTGGCCACGAACATGGGCTGGCTGCCCATCTTCCAGGGTCCTGCGTCCGCCACCGGCAAGACCATCCTGACCGCCGGGATCGTGCTGTCCGTCATGGTCCTGCCCATCATCACCTCCCTCAGCCGCGAAATCTTCCTGCAGACCCCCAAACTGCATGAGGAAGCCGCCCTGGCACTGGGTGCCACCCGCTGGGAAATGATCAAGATGGCCGTGCTGCCCTTCGGCCGCCCCGGCATTATCAGTGCCGTGATGCTTGGCCTGGGCCGCGCCCTCGGCGAGACCATGGCAGTGGCCCTGGTGCTCTCCTCGGGCGCCCTGACGGCCAGCCTGATCCAGTCCGGCAACCAGACCATTGCCGCGGAAATCGCCCTGAACTTCCCGGAGGCCAGCGGACTGAAGGTGAGCACGCTGATCGCGGCAGGCCTGGTCCTGTTCGTCATCACCCTGGGCGTCAACATGATTGCCCGCTGGATCATCAGCCGGCACAAAGAATTCTCGGGAGCCAACTAA
- a CDS encoding ABC transporter substrate-binding protein has protein sequence MENSVTKRLNFRPGVIVAAAVATLLALSGCGGSTPASSSTAADNPYGLIQPGTIRVASLGDSKPYAFADAQGNFTGFDVELFKDVAHRAGVDKVVFTGQDFSGLLSAVANGQFDAGVAAIGITDKRKQTVDFSDGYLAGYLTVITTKTSGIKDANGLSGKRLGVVQGTLQEAYAVKNFTSANLVRFPDNNTAISAVNSGSVDAHFLDYEAAKAYEEQFGLVSAADIPSFDAPAGFAVAKGKTTFKDALNKGLAEAMEDGTWKKLYQKWFPGSPMPEQYLPKAEQTATPAPSK, from the coding sequence TTGGAAAACTCTGTGACTAAACGACTGAACTTCCGCCCGGGGGTGATCGTTGCGGCTGCCGTCGCCACCCTCCTGGCACTTTCAGGCTGCGGCGGATCAACGCCCGCCTCGTCCTCCACTGCCGCCGATAACCCCTACGGCCTTATCCAGCCCGGCACCATCCGCGTCGCGAGCCTCGGCGATTCCAAGCCTTACGCCTTCGCTGATGCGCAGGGCAACTTCACCGGCTTCGACGTTGAGCTCTTCAAGGACGTCGCCCACCGGGCCGGTGTGGACAAGGTGGTCTTCACCGGACAGGACTTTTCCGGACTGCTCTCCGCCGTCGCCAACGGCCAGTTCGACGCCGGCGTCGCCGCCATCGGGATCACGGACAAGCGCAAGCAGACTGTCGACTTCTCCGACGGATACCTCGCCGGCTACCTGACGGTCATCACCACCAAGACCTCAGGCATCAAGGACGCGAACGGGCTCTCCGGCAAACGCCTTGGCGTGGTCCAGGGAACGCTGCAGGAAGCCTATGCGGTCAAGAACTTCACCTCGGCCAACCTCGTGCGCTTCCCGGACAATAACACGGCCATCTCGGCGGTCAACAGTGGCTCAGTGGATGCGCACTTCCTGGACTACGAGGCCGCCAAGGCTTACGAGGAACAGTTCGGCCTGGTCAGCGCCGCCGATATCCCGTCCTTCGATGCTCCCGCCGGGTTCGCCGTGGCAAAGGGCAAGACCACCTTCAAGGACGCCCTGAACAAGGGACTGGCAGAAGCCATGGAAGACGGCACCTGGAAGAAGCTCTACCAGAAGTGGTTCCCGGGGTCCCCGATGCCCGAGCAGTACCTGCCCAAGGCAGAACAGACGGCTACTCCCGCCCCAAGCAAGTAG
- a CDS encoding aromatic acid exporter family protein, which yields MAAATGISASRRFLRARIRTGVVRSRNSLVPAIQMTVCAVGAYAFAEYVLGHSGPLFAATSSLIALGFSRDPRLRRVIEVGLGCTIGIAVGDLLLHWLGAGIWQAAVVLLFSILLARFLDSGTIFTTQLALQSLLVVLLPAPAGGPFTRSLDAVVGGACALLVTILVPKDPRREPRKDVQKLLHELAEVLRECASALTNSDSTEAWHALVRGRNCQPLVDSMRQSLRASGEVATLAPAYRRHRDEIDRLEQSLDYIDLALRNSRVFARRLTSAINHAALSDEATENIAEVLQETAAAIDELSLGLAEMHEGARRAHLRTSRLELAEIAGRLHPRLLDVQRLEGETVVMLFRPLMVDLLEATGMDSKEARDILPPL from the coding sequence ATGGCCGCCGCGACTGGAATTTCCGCAAGCAGAAGATTCCTGCGAGCCAGGATCCGTACGGGTGTGGTCCGGAGCCGGAATTCCCTGGTGCCGGCCATCCAGATGACGGTCTGCGCCGTGGGAGCCTATGCCTTCGCCGAGTATGTCCTGGGGCATTCCGGTCCGCTCTTTGCCGCCACGTCCTCGCTCATTGCGCTTGGCTTCTCCCGGGACCCGCGCCTGCGCCGGGTCATTGAAGTGGGACTGGGCTGCACCATCGGCATTGCGGTGGGTGACCTGCTGCTGCACTGGCTGGGCGCCGGGATCTGGCAGGCCGCCGTCGTACTTCTGTTCTCCATTCTGCTGGCCCGCTTCCTGGACAGCGGAACCATCTTCACCACGCAGCTGGCGCTGCAGTCGCTGCTTGTGGTGCTCCTCCCGGCTCCGGCCGGGGGCCCCTTCACGCGGAGCCTCGATGCCGTGGTGGGTGGCGCCTGTGCCCTGCTCGTCACCATCCTGGTGCCCAAGGATCCCCGCCGGGAACCGCGGAAGGATGTGCAGAAGCTGCTGCACGAACTTGCCGAGGTGCTCCGGGAATGCGCCTCCGCGCTGACCAACAGCGACTCCACCGAGGCCTGGCACGCCCTGGTCCGCGGCCGGAACTGCCAGCCGCTGGTGGACTCGATGCGCCAGTCCCTGCGGGCCTCCGGCGAGGTGGCCACGCTGGCCCCGGCCTACCGGCGCCACCGCGACGAGATCGACCGGCTGGAGCAGTCGCTGGATTACATCGACCTCGCCCTGCGCAATAGCCGCGTTTTCGCCCGCCGCCTGACCAGCGCCATCAACCATGCGGCACTGTCGGACGAAGCAACGGAGAACATCGCGGAGGTCCTGCAGGAGACCGCGGCAGCCATCGACGAACTGTCGCTGGGACTGGCGGAAATGCATGAAGGCGCCCGGCGCGCACACCTCCGCACATCCCGGCTGGAGCTGGCCGAGATCGCCGGGCGGCTGCATCCGCGGCTGCTGGACGTGCAGCGGCTGGAGGGCGAAACCGTGGTCATGCTGTTCCGCCCGCTGATGGTGGACCTGCTGGAGGCCACCGGGATGGACTCGAAGGAAGCCCGGGACATCCTCCCGCCGCTGTAA
- the pstA gene encoding phosphate ABC transporter permease PstA, whose amino-acid sequence MTSTLTPVRKRSALTKGQLPKVAPYLVLALALIIGAAILALVGFNAFGWGIVSAILFTVGLVGWSAAVEGGRKAKDKLATCLVVGSFLVALLPLVSVIWTVLVNGLPGLLDPGFLTTSMNGVTGAFDNKSVEEGAPVIGGIYHALMGTIQITLLATVISVPVGLLTAVYLVEYGEDRTLARAITFFVDVMTGIPSIVAGLFAAAFFFAIVGPGTKTGAVAAVALSVLMIPVVVRSSEEMLKIVPNELREAAYALGVRKWRTILKVVIPTAISGIASGVTLAIARVIGETAPILVTAGFATSINNNIFSGWMASLPTFIYTQILNPTSPSTPGPSSQRAWGAALVLIILVMLLNLGARLIARIFAPKTGR is encoded by the coding sequence ATGACCTCCACGCTTACCCCGGTCCGCAAGCGTTCCGCGCTCACCAAGGGCCAGCTGCCCAAGGTCGCGCCGTACCTTGTCCTGGCCCTGGCGCTCATCATCGGCGCCGCCATCCTGGCCCTGGTCGGCTTCAACGCCTTCGGCTGGGGAATCGTCTCCGCGATCCTTTTCACCGTCGGCCTGGTGGGCTGGAGCGCCGCGGTGGAAGGAGGCCGCAAGGCCAAAGACAAGCTGGCTACGTGCCTGGTGGTCGGTTCCTTCCTGGTGGCCCTGCTGCCCCTCGTCTCCGTGATCTGGACCGTGCTGGTCAACGGACTCCCCGGCCTGTTGGATCCCGGCTTCCTCACCACCTCCATGAACGGCGTCACCGGTGCCTTTGACAACAAGAGCGTTGAGGAAGGCGCCCCCGTTATCGGAGGCATCTACCACGCGCTCATGGGCACCATCCAGATCACCCTCCTGGCCACGGTCATCTCCGTTCCGGTGGGTCTGCTGACCGCCGTGTACCTCGTGGAGTACGGCGAGGACCGTACGCTGGCCAGGGCAATTACGTTCTTCGTGGACGTCATGACCGGCATTCCGTCCATTGTGGCCGGCCTTTTCGCCGCGGCCTTCTTCTTTGCCATCGTGGGGCCGGGCACCAAAACCGGCGCCGTCGCCGCCGTCGCGCTTTCCGTCCTGATGATCCCGGTGGTGGTGCGCTCCAGCGAGGAAATGCTCAAGATCGTCCCCAACGAACTCCGCGAGGCGGCGTACGCCCTGGGCGTCCGCAAATGGCGGACCATCCTCAAGGTGGTCATCCCGACGGCGATCTCCGGCATTGCCTCCGGCGTCACCCTGGCCATTGCCCGGGTGATCGGCGAGACCGCCCCGATCCTGGTGACCGCGGGTTTCGCCACCAGCATCAACAACAACATCTTCAGCGGCTGGATGGCCTCGCTGCCCACGTTTATTTACACCCAGATCCTGAACCCCACGTCGCCGTCCACCCCGGGCCCGTCCTCCCAGCGGGCCTGGGGTGCCGCGCTGGTGCTCATCATCCTGGTCATGCTGCTGAACCTCGGCGCCCGCCTGATCGCCAGGATCTTCGCACCCAAGACCGGCCGCTAG
- a CDS encoding LacI family DNA-binding transcriptional regulator, protein MSSNGSRRRDTTVADVAKAANVSKAQAARALGNYGAVSDDVRERVLAAAEELSYRPNELARSMNTGKSNTIGVVVGDIENPHFGLATRGITDTAKKSGFNVILINTDEERAAEVEAVQVLLDKRVDGLIVAPASSVETQHLQHVQDSGRPLVLLDRAADGLQADTVTVEMTGVAYESTRYLIEAGHRRIAFISTLKTAAPYREGAQLDSSQIAERVSGMRQAFLESGLTLPEDLVRLNAGDAESIRNITREVLLKPDPATAVVASDGLIALSVVEAIQELNLSIPEDVSFLMYDDFAWTRLTNPPLTVIAQPVYEMGVAAAEALIRQIEGRKPAAIAPTFSARLIKRSSVGAPRSSERPSKAVPSR, encoded by the coding sequence ATGAGCAGTAATGGTTCGAGGCGACGGGACACCACAGTCGCCGATGTCGCAAAAGCCGCCAATGTGTCCAAGGCACAGGCCGCACGCGCCCTGGGGAACTACGGGGCCGTAAGTGACGACGTGCGGGAACGGGTGCTGGCCGCTGCGGAGGAGCTTTCCTATCGCCCCAATGAACTCGCGCGCAGCATGAATACCGGGAAATCCAACACCATCGGGGTCGTAGTGGGGGACATCGAAAACCCTCACTTCGGACTTGCCACGAGGGGCATCACCGACACTGCGAAGAAGAGCGGCTTCAACGTCATCCTGATCAACACCGATGAGGAAAGGGCGGCGGAAGTCGAAGCCGTCCAGGTGCTCTTGGACAAGCGGGTGGACGGCCTCATCGTGGCACCCGCGTCGTCGGTCGAAACACAGCATCTGCAGCACGTCCAGGATTCCGGGCGCCCCCTGGTGCTTCTGGACCGCGCTGCAGACGGCCTCCAGGCGGACACCGTTACCGTGGAAATGACCGGCGTGGCATATGAATCCACCCGGTACCTCATCGAAGCCGGGCATCGGAGAATCGCGTTCATCTCCACTCTTAAAACCGCTGCCCCCTACCGCGAGGGGGCGCAGTTGGATTCCTCGCAGATAGCCGAGCGTGTCAGCGGCATGAGGCAGGCTTTCCTTGAATCGGGCCTGACGCTTCCCGAGGACCTGGTGCGCCTCAACGCCGGCGACGCCGAATCCATCCGGAACATCACACGCGAGGTTCTCCTCAAGCCCGATCCGGCAACCGCAGTAGTCGCCTCGGACGGCCTCATCGCCCTCAGCGTCGTTGAAGCCATCCAGGAGCTGAACCTCTCGATCCCCGAAGACGTCTCGTTCCTGATGTACGACGACTTCGCCTGGACGCGACTTACCAATCCGCCGCTAACTGTCATCGCCCAGCCTGTCTACGAGATGGGCGTGGCGGCCGCGGAAGCACTGATCCGGCAGATCGAAGGCCGCAAACCCGCAGCCATCGCTCCCACGTTCAGCGCACGGCTGATCAAGCGGAGCTCAGTCGGCGCACCACGGTCATCGGAGCGCCCGAGCAAAGCTGTCCCTAGCCGATAA
- a CDS encoding inorganic phosphate transporter codes for MTMFFFAVVVAATAGFTFLNGFRDASASVALAVRTRALTPTVAVLLAALFNFAGAALSAAMALEVSRSWVSLPQGDNGLTILIAGLISAVLWGIYTWWRGLPSSSTHALVGGLAGAGLASVLVGGNAVSGVDDSLLFQVVLPLVLSPVIAFVGAYLLVWPATWAARYTPPSVVNSRSRRTQAIAAGAVAFGHGLQDGQRASAVLLLALLASGLSDGGAMPAWVALLTATMLTAGTLAGGWRISYTIGYKLTRIDPLRGFVAQLYSSVILLLGAIGLHWPVSTTHTVTAAVLGAGSNQGFPVSNRRLVLRILAFWVLTPVVTAAAAFVLELSLSPLTDL; via the coding sequence GTGACCATGTTTTTCTTTGCTGTGGTAGTTGCGGCCACTGCCGGGTTTACTTTCCTCAACGGCTTCAGGGACGCTTCGGCGTCCGTGGCGCTGGCGGTGCGGACCCGGGCGCTGACGCCCACGGTGGCGGTTCTGCTTGCTGCCCTGTTCAACTTCGCCGGCGCGGCGCTCAGCGCGGCCATGGCGCTGGAGGTCAGCAGGAGCTGGGTCTCGCTCCCGCAAGGCGACAACGGCCTGACCATCCTGATCGCCGGCCTGATCAGCGCCGTACTCTGGGGAATCTATACCTGGTGGCGCGGCCTTCCGTCCTCATCCACGCATGCCCTGGTGGGCGGGCTGGCCGGCGCGGGACTGGCCAGCGTGCTGGTGGGCGGCAACGCCGTCAGCGGCGTGGACGACTCCCTGCTGTTCCAAGTGGTGCTGCCCCTCGTCCTGTCCCCCGTGATCGCCTTCGTGGGCGCTTACCTGCTGGTGTGGCCGGCCACCTGGGCGGCACGCTACACGCCGCCCAGCGTGGTCAACAGCCGCTCGCGCCGGACCCAGGCCATTGCGGCCGGGGCGGTGGCCTTCGGCCACGGCCTGCAGGACGGCCAGCGGGCCAGCGCGGTGCTGCTGCTGGCACTGCTGGCTTCGGGGCTGTCCGACGGCGGCGCCATGCCGGCGTGGGTGGCTCTGCTCACCGCCACGATGTTGACCGCCGGAACCCTGGCAGGCGGCTGGCGCATTTCGTACACCATCGGCTACAAGCTGACCCGAATCGATCCGCTGCGCGGCTTCGTGGCCCAGCTGTACAGCTCGGTCATCCTGCTTCTCGGCGCAATCGGGCTGCATTGGCCCGTGTCCACCACCCACACTGTGACGGCGGCCGTGCTGGGCGCCGGCAGCAACCAGGGCTTCCCGGTGTCCAACCGCAGGCTCGTGCTCCGGATCCTGGCGTTCTGGGTCCTCACGCCGGTAGTCACGGCGGCGGCGGCTTTCGTGCTGGAGCTGTCGCTCTCCCCACTCACGGACCTTTAG
- the pstB gene encoding phosphate ABC transporter ATP-binding protein PstB, producing MSKRIDVKDLNVYYGKFLAVEDVNINIEAKSVTAFIGPSGCGKSTFLRTLNRMHEVIPGARVEGEVLLDGDNLYGPGVDPVTVRSQIGMVFQRPNPFPTMSIRDNVLAGVKLNNHKMSKGEADALVERSLQGANLWNEVKDRLAKPGSGLSGGQQQRLCIARAIAVEPQVILMDEPCSALDPISTLAIEDLINDLKDQYTVVIVTHNMQQAARVSDRTAFFNIAGTGKPGKLIEVGDTHTIFSNPTQKATEDYVSGRFG from the coding sequence ATGTCTAAGCGCATCGACGTCAAGGATTTGAACGTCTACTACGGCAAGTTCCTGGCCGTTGAAGACGTCAACATCAACATCGAGGCCAAGTCCGTCACGGCATTCATCGGCCCGTCCGGCTGCGGCAAGTCCACATTCCTGCGCACCCTGAACCGCATGCACGAAGTGATTCCGGGCGCCCGGGTGGAAGGCGAAGTGCTGCTGGACGGGGACAACCTGTACGGCCCCGGCGTGGACCCCGTGACAGTGCGGTCGCAGATCGGCATGGTGTTCCAGCGCCCCAACCCGTTCCCCACCATGTCCATCCGGGACAACGTCCTGGCCGGCGTGAAGCTGAACAACCATAAGATGTCCAAGGGCGAGGCCGATGCCCTGGTGGAGCGTTCCCTGCAGGGCGCCAACCTGTGGAACGAAGTCAAGGACCGCCTCGCCAAGCCGGGATCCGGACTCTCCGGCGGGCAGCAGCAGCGCCTCTGCATCGCCCGCGCCATCGCAGTGGAACCGCAGGTCATCCTGATGGACGAGCCCTGCTCGGCGCTGGACCCCATCTCCACCCTGGCCATTGAGGACCTCATCAACGACCTCAAGGACCAGTACACGGTGGTCATCGTGACCCACAACATGCAGCAGGCCGCACGCGTCTCGGACCGGACCGCGTTCTTCAACATCGCCGGAACCGGCAAGCCGGGCAAGCTGATTGAAGTGGGCGACACCCACACCATCTTCAGCAACCCCACCCAGAAGGCCACGGAAGACTACGTCTCCGGCCGCTTCGGATAA
- the pstS gene encoding phosphate ABC transporter substrate-binding protein PstS, producing the protein MKAFRFGRHAALAVIAAGALALTACGSDNPAGTAQSGTPSAAGTKVTGTLTGIGSSAQGAAMDVWKTNFASANQGASVQYSPDGSGAGRKAIIDGSAQFAGSDAYLKDEELASSKEKCGSEGAINIPVYISPIAIAFNIPDVKELKLDAPTVAKIFRGQIAKWNDPAIASMNPDVTLPDLKVTPVNRSDDSGTTSNFTDYLAAAAPEAWTDKASGVWPASLKGENAKGTSGVVKTVTDTAGAVTYADDSAVSGKLGIAQIKVGETFTKISAEAAAKAVDAGKPVEGRSANDLSIKLDRKTTIEGAYPVVLVSFHVVCSTYDKQETVDLVKAFETYVVSDAGQTAAADAAKSAPLSKTLQDKAAKAIESVKVKS; encoded by the coding sequence GTGAAGGCATTCCGCTTCGGCCGCCACGCGGCTCTCGCTGTCATCGCAGCCGGCGCACTCGCGCTCACCGCCTGCGGTTCCGACAACCCCGCGGGTACCGCGCAGTCCGGTACACCGTCCGCCGCGGGAACCAAGGTCACCGGCACCCTGACCGGCATCGGCTCGTCTGCGCAGGGTGCAGCCATGGACGTCTGGAAGACCAATTTTGCGTCTGCAAACCAGGGCGCCTCGGTGCAGTATTCCCCGGACGGCTCCGGCGCAGGACGCAAGGCAATCATCGACGGCTCGGCCCAGTTCGCCGGTTCCGACGCCTACCTGAAGGATGAAGAGCTCGCCAGCTCCAAGGAAAAGTGCGGCTCTGAGGGCGCCATCAACATCCCCGTCTACATTTCCCCGATCGCGATTGCCTTCAACATTCCTGATGTCAAGGAACTGAAGCTGGATGCACCCACAGTGGCGAAGATCTTCCGTGGCCAGATTGCCAAGTGGAACGACCCCGCCATTGCCTCCATGAACCCGGACGTCACCCTTCCCGACCTGAAGGTCACCCCGGTCAACCGCTCGGATGACTCCGGCACCACCTCAAACTTCACGGACTACCTGGCCGCCGCCGCACCGGAGGCCTGGACCGACAAGGCTTCCGGCGTCTGGCCCGCATCCCTGAAGGGCGAAAACGCCAAGGGCACCTCCGGCGTGGTCAAGACCGTCACCGACACCGCGGGCGCCGTGACCTACGCCGACGACTCCGCAGTCAGCGGCAAGCTTGGCATCGCCCAGATCAAGGTCGGCGAAACCTTCACCAAGATCTCCGCTGAGGCTGCCGCCAAGGCCGTTGACGCCGGCAAGCCGGTGGAAGGCCGTTCGGCCAACGACCTGTCCATCAAGCTGGACCGCAAGACCACCATCGAAGGCGCCTACCCCGTAGTCCTGGTTTCCTTCCACGTTGTCTGCTCCACCTACGACAAGCAGGAGACTGTTGACCTGGTCAAGGCCTTCGAGACCTACGTGGTATCCGACGCCGGCCAGACGGCAGCAGCCGACGCCGCGAAGTCCGCGCCGCTCTCCAAGACCCTGCAGGACAAGGCAGCCAAAGCCATCGAATCCGTCAAGGTCAAGTCCTAA